The region AATCCCGTTATCTGTATCCGCTAAAACATTGCAGTTAATCATCGCCTGTTAAGACGTAACCGAGGAAATCATGAAATTTATCGCCTCCGCCGCCCTCACCTTGCTGGTGCTGGTTTCCGGCCAGAGTTTCGCGGAGCAAACCCCCTGCGCGGGGCAGCAAAATAATCGTGGCACCATGATTATGCCGTCCACGCAAAACCAGTCGCCCTGGGACTTCAATCACATGGGCGCTGGCAGCGACAAATCCGACGAATTAGGCGTGCCGTATTACAACCACGACCTGTAATTCGTTTTTGCCCCGCTCAGGCGGGGCTTTTTTCTGCCTTAACCCCGCACCCGCGTCGCCTGACGCACACGCAAGCCAAAGACGTTGATATACAACCCGGCCATAATCAGCCCTGCGCCACACAGTTGCAGCGCGCTGAGCGTTTCGTCCAGCAACAGCGCGGCGCTGGCAAGCCCGACCACCGGTACCAGCAGCGATAACGGCGCCACGCGCCAGGTTTCATAGCGCCCGAGCAGCGAACCCCAGATGCCATAACCCACGATTGAGGCAACTAACGCCAGGTAGATCAGCGACAAAATGGTCGTCAGGTCGATCTCAACGAGGCTTTTCAGCATTGCCTGCGGGCCATCCAGAATAAACGACGCGGCCATAAACGGCACAATGGGGATCAATGCGCTCCAGACCACCAGCGACAATACCGGCGGACGCGCCTCGTGCTGCATTATCAGCTTGTTAAAGATATTGCCGCACGCCCAGCTCAGCCCCGCCGCCAGGGTGAGCATAAAGCCCAGCAGGGCGACATGCTGACCGTTGAGGCTGCCTTCTATCAGCACCAGCACGCCAAAGACCGCAAGGCTAATGCCCGCCAGCTGTTTGCCCTGCAAACGTTCGCCAAAGACAAACGCGCCGAGAATGATGGTAAAGAACGCCTGCACCTGAAGCACCAGCGAAGCCAGGCCCGCAGGCATACCGAATTTGATGGCGCAAAAAAGAAACGCAAACTGACCAAAGCTGATGGTGAGGCCGTAGCCCAGCAGCAGCTTCAGGGGAATTTTCGGGCGGGCGACGAACAGCAGCGCCGGAAACGCCACCAGCAGGAAGCGCAGAGCCGCCAGCATCAGTGGAGGCATGTTGTGCAACCCCATTTTAATGACCACAAAATTGAGTCCCCACACCACAACAACCAGCAACGCTAACAGCCCGTCTTTCCGCGTCATTTTCCGCCCCTGAATTATTAAAATTTTGTTAACACTTCAAGGTAACAGAAAAAATAGCCCGGCGAGAAGATCATTAATTCTGGTACCGGGAAGAAGCACTCGCGGATAAATTGGGTGCTATACAAGCTCCCGGTCCCGTGATAATCCTGTAATAACACAACAAAAAAAGCATAAGCATTTGTCGGGCAGGAAAATGAAACCATCAATCAGGCGCTCAACCGCAGCGCTGCTGGCATCGTCATTGTTATTAACAATTGGCCGCGGCGCAACGCTGCCCTTTATGACCATATATCTCACACGCGTGTACGATATGAGCGTGGAGAATATTGGCTATGCCCTGACCGTGGCGTTGACCATTGGCGTGGTGTTTAGCCTGGGGTTCGGCATTCTGGCGGATAAGTTCGACAAAAAACGCTATATGCTGATCGCCATCGTGGCCTTTATCGCCGGGTTTGTGGCCATTCCGCTGGTGAATAACGTGACGCTGGTGGTGCTGTTCTTTGCCCTGATCAACTGCGCCTATTCCGTCTTCTCAACGGTGCTGAAAGCATGGTTTGCCGACGTGCTGACCTCCAGCGAAAAAGCGCGCGTTTTCTCACTCAACTACAGTTTCCTGAACATCGGCTGGACGATCGGGCCGCCGATCGGCACCCTGCTGGTGATGTACAGCCTGCAACTGCCGTTCTGGCTGGCGGCCTTCTGCGCCGCACTGCCGCTCGGGTTTATCCATTTCTTTGTGCAGAAAAGCATAGCCTCAGACAACGTTGAGGAGAAAATGCCATGGCAGCCCTCAGTGCTGCTGAAAGACCGGGCGCTGTTCTGGTATACGCTCTCCGGCCTGCTGGCGTCCTATGTGGGGGGATCGTTCGCCACCTGTATTTCCCAGTATGTCCTCGCCGCACATGCGGACAGTGATTTCGCAGAAAAGGTGGTGGCCGTTGTACTGCCAGTCAACGCGGCGGTAGTGGTCAGCCTGCAATACGCGCTTGGACGTAAGATCACCGCCAGCAATATCCGCCCGTTAATGACTGCCGCGACGCTCTTTTTCATCCTCGGGCTGGGCGGGTTTATGCTTTCGGGTGAGAACCTGATTTACTGGGGAATTGCGGCGGCAATCTTCACCCTTGGGGAAATAATCTATGCGCCGGGCGAATACATGCTGATCGACAATATCGCCCCGCCGGGCATGAAGGCGAGCTACTTCTCTGCGCAGGCGCTGGGCTGGCTGGGCGCGGCGGCGAACCCGATGATCACCGGACTCATCCTGACCCATCTGCCGCACTGGTCATTATTTATCATTATGATGGCCGCCATCATTGCGGCCTGGCTGATGATATTGCGCGGGATGCGCGTGAAAAGTGAAGAGAGCGTGTCGGGTGGTGCTGCGCTTACCCGACCGACAAAACCCTAATCTCAGGCCGGGTAAGGCGAAGCCTTCACCCGGCAAAACCAACGCCTAGTGGTGCAACATCTCCTCCACCACCTGCTCTTTGTACATCTCATTCGGGTAGTAGGTCGGCCAGTTATCCATCTCTTTCAGCAGCGCCTCGTGGGAGGTGTTGCCCATAAAGATATGGAAGTGTGAAGAGGCCTTCGGCCCGATGATATGGTCGCTGAACTGCACAAACTTAGGCGCCTGGCTCGCGTTATCCTTGCACTCAAACAGGTAGCGCACCCCTTTTTTCCCCGAGGCGTAGGTCAGAATTTTGTAGCCGCTGTAGTCGTAGCGGCAACTGCTCACCGTTTTGCCTCTGTGGAATTCCATCACGTTGTTTTCAATTCCAATCGCGTCCACGTCCGTTGCGTACCCCTTGCGGTAGTAGGCTTTCACCTCGGCAGCGGATTTTTCCCCCTTCTGCGCTTTCTTTTCAAAAACCGGATCCAGCGAACCATCAAGCAGGAAGGGATAAACGGACTGCCAGGTCCCGTCCCAGTCAGACAGCGTCCTGTCCCTGACGTCTTTATCCTCAAAGACGCCGTTTGCCGCCTTCTGTTCCGCCTCCGTCATCTGATGTCCGTGCGAATGGGCAAAAAGCGAGCCACTTACCAGCAGCGTTCCCAGAGTCAGCGCAATTTTTCCAAGTTGTGCAGCCACAGCAAAATCCTCATTCCGTTTTATAAGAATGAGGATGTTATATTATAACATTTCAGATCGCAACCAGCCCGCGAACGCCCTCCTGCGCCATATTCTCCCCGCGTCCCTGCTGGACGATGCTGCCGCGCGACATCACCAGATAGCTGTCGGCCAGCTCCGCCGCAAAATCATAAAACTGCTCCACCAGCAGGATCGCCATATCCCCCCGGTTCGCCAGGCTGCGGATCACCTGCCCGATCTCTTTGATCACCGACGGCTGAATACCTTCCGTGGGTTCATCCAGAATCAGTAACTGTGGACGACTCGCCAGCGCCCGCCCAATCGCCAGCTGTTGCTGCTGACCACCGGAAAGATCGCCTCCGCGACGGTGCTTCATCTCTTTCAGCACCGGGAAAAGCTGCCAAATTTCCTCCGGCACGCCCCTCGCGTTTCGCGCGGAGAAGCGCGACAGCCCCATCAGCAGGTTTTCTTCTACGGTCAGACGCGGAAAAATCTCCCGCCCCTGCGGAACATACGCCACGCCGGACTGTACCCGCTGGTGCGGTTTACTGTGGGTGATGGTTTTCCCCTGCCAGACCACCTCCCCGGTTTTCACCGGGATCAGCCCCATCAGGCACCTCAGCAGCGTGGTTTTACCCACTCCGTTGCGCCCCAGAAGGCAGGTG is a window of Enterobacter hormaechei ATCC 49162 DNA encoding:
- the marB gene encoding multiple antibiotic resistance protein MarB, producing the protein MKFIASAALTLLVLVSGQSFAEQTPCAGQQNNRGTMIMPSTQNQSPWDFNHMGAGSDKSDELGVPYYNHDL
- the eamA gene encoding O-acetylserine/cysteine exporter, whose protein sequence is MTRKDGLLALLVVVVWGLNFVVIKMGLHNMPPLMLAALRFLLVAFPALLFVARPKIPLKLLLGYGLTISFGQFAFLFCAIKFGMPAGLASLVLQVQAFFTIILGAFVFGERLQGKQLAGISLAVFGVLVLIEGSLNGQHVALLGFMLTLAAGLSWACGNIFNKLIMQHEARPPVLSLVVWSALIPIVPFMAASFILDGPQAMLKSLVEIDLTTILSLIYLALVASIVGYGIWGSLLGRYETWRVAPLSLLVPVVGLASAALLLDETLSALQLCGAGLIMAGLYINVFGLRVRQATRVRG
- the ydeE gene encoding efflux MFS transporter YdeE is translated as MKPSIRRSTAALLASSLLLTIGRGATLPFMTIYLTRVYDMSVENIGYALTVALTIGVVFSLGFGILADKFDKKRYMLIAIVAFIAGFVAIPLVNNVTLVVLFFALINCAYSVFSTVLKAWFADVLTSSEKARVFSLNYSFLNIGWTIGPPIGTLLVMYSLQLPFWLAAFCAALPLGFIHFFVQKSIASDNVEEKMPWQPSVLLKDRALFWYTLSGLLASYVGGSFATCISQYVLAAHADSDFAEKVVAVVLPVNAAVVVSLQYALGRKITASNIRPLMTAATLFFILGLGGFMLSGENLIYWGIAAAIFTLGEIIYAPGEYMLIDNIAPPGMKASYFSAQALGWLGAAANPMITGLILTHLPHWSLFIIMMAAIIAAWLMILRGMRVKSEESVSGGAALTRPTKP
- the zinT gene encoding metal-binding protein ZinT, with the translated sequence MAAQLGKIALTLGTLLVSGSLFAHSHGHQMTEAEQKAANGVFEDKDVRDRTLSDWDGTWQSVYPFLLDGSLDPVFEKKAQKGEKSAAEVKAYYRKGYATDVDAIGIENNVMEFHRGKTVSSCRYDYSGYKILTYASGKKGVRYLFECKDNASQAPKFVQFSDHIIGPKASSHFHIFMGNTSHEALLKEMDNWPTYYPNEMYKEQVVEEMLHH
- the urtE gene encoding urea ABC transporter ATP-binding subunit UrtE translates to MLRVNELNQYYGGSHILRGVSFEAGVGEVTCLLGRNGVGKTTLLRCLMGLIPVKTGEVVWQGKTITHSKPHQRVQSGVAYVPQGREIFPRLTVEENLLMGLSRFSARNARGVPEEIWQLFPVLKEMKHRRGGDLSGGQQQQLAIGRALASRPQLLILDEPTEGIQPSVIKEIGQVIRSLANRGDMAILLVEQFYDFAAELADSYLVMSRGSIVQQGRGENMAQEGVRGLVAI